Proteins encoded in a region of the Deltaproteobacteria bacterium genome:
- a CDS encoding molybdopterin molybdotransferase MoeA encodes MNKLKKVEDAIKIVLEKAETTAAERVAITEADGRVIAEDILSPVFHPPADNSAMDGFAVRWEDVKDASPENPVKLKVLQDVHAGEKPEHALGKGEATSIMTGAPLPEGADTVIRVEDTNRSRGEVIEIYKGGKKGQDIRRKGENIQKGDAVYERGTLIGPAEAGMLALMGKPVVTVFRKPLVAVLVTGDEIRDLDEPYNEEKITNSNGYALAAQVKEAGGLPLLLGIAKDTKEDLRNKLNEALKADVVITSGGVSMGYHDYVKDVLQELGVEIKFWRVDMRPGHPVAFGRLGDKPVFGLPGNPVSTMVSFEQFVRPLLRSMGGCREPFRPVVDAELTETVMSKKGRKHFIRGKLFFEEGKYKVETTGAQGSGILLSMSRANCLIVIPDEGGEFKAGTKVKAQLLGRQEKGMEMLGF; translated from the coding sequence GTGAATAAATTGAAAAAAGTCGAAGATGCGATAAAAATTGTCCTTGAAAAGGCGGAGACCACAGCCGCTGAAAGGGTGGCCATTACAGAGGCTGATGGAAGGGTCATTGCCGAAGATATATTGAGCCCTGTTTTTCACCCGCCTGCTGATAATTCCGCCATGGACGGCTTTGCCGTCAGGTGGGAGGATGTGAAAGACGCTTCACCGGAAAATCCTGTCAAACTGAAGGTACTGCAAGACGTTCATGCAGGAGAGAAACCGGAACATGCCCTCGGCAAGGGCGAAGCAACAAGCATCATGACGGGAGCACCCCTGCCGGAGGGCGCCGATACGGTGATCAGGGTGGAAGATACAAACCGGTCGAGAGGGGAAGTTATTGAAATATACAAAGGGGGAAAAAAGGGGCAGGATATTAGGAGGAAGGGTGAAAATATACAAAAGGGTGATGCCGTCTATGAAAGAGGCACGCTAATCGGACCTGCCGAAGCGGGCATGCTCGCCCTTATGGGAAAACCCGTGGTTACCGTCTTTAGAAAGCCACTCGTTGCCGTTCTCGTAACAGGTGATGAAATCAGGGATCTCGATGAACCTTATAATGAAGAGAAAATCACTAACTCCAACGGCTATGCCCTGGCAGCGCAAGTCAAAGAAGCAGGCGGCCTGCCGCTGCTCCTGGGAATTGCGAAAGATACTAAAGAAGATCTCCGCAATAAACTAAATGAAGCCCTCAAGGCCGATGTGGTGATTACCTCCGGTGGCGTTTCCATGGGCTACCATGACTATGTTAAAGATGTTTTACAGGAACTGGGCGTTGAAATCAAATTCTGGCGTGTCGATATGCGGCCGGGCCATCCTGTTGCCTTCGGAAGACTGGGAGACAAACCCGTCTTCGGCCTTCCGGGAAATCCCGTTTCTACCATGGTCTCTTTCGAACAGTTCGTAAGACCGCTCCTCCGTTCCATGGGAGGCTGCAGGGAACCCTTCAGGCCCGTCGTAGATGCCGAACTGACGGAAACCGTTATGAGCAAGAAAGGAAGAAAGCATTTTATAAGAGGCAAGCTCTTTTTTGAAGAAGGCAAATATAAGGTAGAAACTACCGGCGCTCAGGGGAGCGGAATCCTGCTTTCCATGTCAAGGGCAAACTGTCTCATCGTTATCCCCGACGAAGGGGGAGAGTTCAAGGCAGGCACAAAGGTGAAAGCACAACTCCTGGGAAGGCAGGAGAAAGGGATGGAGATGTTGGGATTTTAG
- the lepB gene encoding signal peptidase I: MLEKLKEISANGEISTRKPVVAFLMSICPGLGQQYAGYLVRGIVLYFSIILISWLIAIAFMFVNSKAGVVLFAIPVITFFAIAFDAYRLAGKEDKNYRLQWFNRGWIYATVFLLLLFTVNPLIDILIGSTVTRASLTNTIAMEPAILKHDVLLINKLAYRLGEPKKDDIVSISYDEEAYKGLSKITGDHIIRRIVALPGDKVEVDGRDVLVNGKALKESYGYYDDKILPEANLMEDITFKLKVVPPDNYFVLGDNRSYSMDSRILGFIPKEKIVGKVTRVYWSWNFEASKGGTIKWDRVALPLK; encoded by the coding sequence ATGTTAGAAAAATTAAAAGAAATAAGTGCAAATGGGGAAATAAGCACAAGGAAACCTGTGGTAGCATTTTTGATGTCCATTTGTCCCGGACTTGGCCAGCAATATGCAGGTTACCTTGTAAGGGGAATTGTTTTATACTTTTCCATCATCCTTATTTCCTGGTTAATCGCCATTGCCTTTATGTTTGTAAATAGTAAGGCCGGCGTCGTTCTATTTGCCATACCGGTCATAACTTTTTTCGCCATTGCCTTTGATGCCTACCGTTTGGCAGGCAAAGAGGATAAAAATTACCGCTTGCAATGGTTCAACCGCGGCTGGATATATGCCACTGTATTTTTACTGCTTCTTTTCACCGTCAATCCGCTAATCGATATATTAATCGGCAGCACCGTAACAAGGGCATCGCTTACCAATACAATCGCCATGGAACCGGCAATATTAAAGCACGATGTGTTGCTTATAAATAAGCTTGCCTACCGGCTTGGAGAGCCCAAAAAGGACGATATTGTTTCTATTTCTTACGACGAAGAGGCCTACAAGGGTCTTTCAAAGATTACCGGTGATCACATTATTCGAAGAATCGTCGCCCTTCCCGGTGATAAGGTCGAGGTTGACGGCAGGGACGTTCTCGTCAATGGCAAGGCCTTAAAAGAATCTTATGGATATTACGATGACAAGATTCTCCCTGAGGCGAACCTCATGGAAGATATTACCTTCAAACTTAAAGTCGTTCCTCCCGACAATTATTTTGTGCTCGGTGACAACAGGAGCTATAGCATGGACAGCCGCATCCTTGGCTTTATCCCCAAAGAAAAGATTGTTGGAAAGGTGACCAGGGTCTACTGGTCATGGAACTTTGAGGCGTCAAAAGGCGGGACGATCAAATGGGACAGGGTAGCGCTGCCTCTAAAGTAG
- a CDS encoding TVP38/TMEM64 family protein has product MNRKVANKLLIVSGIVFFIAAFRYFELGQYLTLAYIKASQESFQSMYSENSLAVISGYMAIYILVTALSLPGAAVMTLAGGALFGLFAGTIIVSFASTIGATLACLAARFLLRDWVQEKFGDKLKTINDGIHREGSFYLFTMRLIPVFPFFMINLAMGLTKMRLRSFFWVSQLGMFAGTVVYVNAGKELAKIDTLAGILSPGLLFSFVLLGLFPITAKKLIALYRQRAMKTVGNSSSCS; this is encoded by the coding sequence ATGAACCGGAAAGTGGCTAATAAACTATTGATTGTATCGGGAATTGTATTCTTTATTGCCGCTTTCAGATATTTTGAACTGGGCCAATATCTGACATTGGCCTACATTAAGGCTTCCCAGGAAAGTTTTCAGAGCATGTACAGTGAAAATAGTCTGGCTGTTATTTCAGGCTATATGGCTATATATATTCTTGTGACGGCCCTGTCTCTCCCCGGAGCTGCGGTGATGACGCTTGCCGGCGGGGCGCTCTTCGGTTTATTTGCCGGGACGATTATTGTCTCCTTTGCAAGCACCATCGGGGCGACACTCGCCTGTTTGGCGGCCCGCTTTCTCTTGAGGGACTGGGTCCAGGAGAAGTTCGGAGATAAGTTGAAAACCATTAATGACGGTATTCACAGGGAAGGCTCCTTTTATCTTTTCACAATGAGACTGATCCCGGTTTTTCCCTTTTTTATGATCAACCTTGCCATGGGACTTACAAAAATGCGGCTTCGTTCCTTTTTCTGGGTATCACAGCTGGGCATGTTTGCCGGGACGGTTGTTTATGTAAACGCCGGAAAGGAACTGGCAAAAATTGATACCCTCGCCGGAATTCTTTCACCGGGTCTGCTTTTTTCTTTCGTCCTGCTGGGGCTTTTCCCAATTACGGCAAAAAAGCTGATTGCCCTTTACAGGCAAAGAGCAATGAAGACGGTCGGCAACAGCAGCTCCTGCTCCTGA